AGGGAGGGGGGGCAGCGAGGTGCTTGCTCACCTCTTCGTCTTTCTCGCGGATCAACTTCTCAGTCTCGGCCAGAGGAAGCATGGGCAGTGGGATCTCTGTGGCGCTCTGGCGGGAAAGCTTACTGGGGTGGTGGAAAAGGGCAGCAATCAGGGGCGGGGTCCGAGGTTGTGGGTCGGGCAGGAAGGTAGGGCCTGGAGCTAGGTTGGGGCTAAGAGGCGGAGCCCTGCCCAAAAGATAAAGGCCAGAGGCAAAGTGGGTGGGAAAAGTGCCCGGGAGCAAGGTCTGGTGGTGAGGGCAGGGCCTGGTCTTGAGGTGGGGGGGGCGGTCATCGGCTGTGGAGGCGGGGCCTGGCCTGGGTGGCAGCGCCTTAGCCTCACCAACATagtcggctccagtcggctctcACCTGCGACTGGCTCGCGCCCCCGGCCGGgccaggctctgcaggcagcgGGCCCGGTAGCCCTCGTACAGTAGATCGTGCGTCACCTCCTTCAGGTCCTGCAGGTGCGTCTGCACGAGCATCCGTCGCAGGTTCAGGAAATCGCAGTGATGTGGATTCTCCACTGGAGGGCGGACCAGCGAGCGTTAGGGAGCCTCAGGGTCCAGTCTTGCTCCAGAGGCGGGCCAGCCAGGAGCCCGCTGCCGCCCTCGCCCTCGGGGAAGGTCCTCGCTCTGCAGCCCAAGGGTCCCCTCTTTGGGCTCCTGGGTCCCCCGGAGCTAGCCCGCCCCCAAATTGCACGTTGGGCGCAGTTGACTCGGAAGTGGCCTGGCTCGCTGCTCGCGGGCCTGGCCTTACTCACCCTCCACGGTACCCCAGGAGTAGCAGCGTCCCCTCACCGGCCGGGTCTCACCATCCCTTACTACCTCGCATGAACCGACGACTGCAAAGGGGATGCTTCCCTAGAGGGCAGGGATCAAGGGTTGGGCCTCCCCTCCCACTCCCTGCTGAAACCCCTTTCTCAGCCAGTACCTCCAAATCAGCGTCCTCTGCTTCCCTCTCACCTTCATCTCTGCATCCTGCCTCTTGAAGTCTTCATCCTCATCAGAGTCACAGTCAGGGAACTGGTAGATGTTGATCTCCTCCTCCTTCAGCTGGTCCCGGATCTTGGAGGAGACAGATGGAGAGACAGTGAGAAGTGTGGAGAGTCAGAGACAGAGCGTGAGAAACAGACATTGCCTGGCCAGAGATGGTGAGAcacagggatactgtgtggtcaGAGACAGATAGGAAGACATAAATGACAGAGATGGTGACAGCTGGACATAAACAATGACCAAAAACAAAATCCCAGAGACAATAAGAGACAGAGACATAGCTgatgagaaactgagacaaaGACACTCCAACAGTGAAGGCTGAAGGCCTGGAAAGATTCTAAGGTGGGGCAAACACCAACAGACCAGGACAAACAGAAAGTGGGAGAGGGCTCTGAAGGGGTTGGGGGAGCAGTCATCAACATCCAGGGGCCACAGGAAGTCAGATGTCATTCTGTGTCATTTTCTGTCTATGCCCTTGCCCTCAGACAGGCCTTAGCTCAGGGGCTGCATACCCATCCTTTTATAAACTTCCAGAGATACGGCTCCCTCAGAAACTCTCCCACAGCCTAGCCTGGCATCACGCTCCAAAAAGGCCACCCCAAGATCAAAGACGTCAGAGCTGAGCTTAAGTCTGGGCAtggcttttggttttatgtggGGCCGGAGCTCAGAGGTTTAGGAAATCCACACCTTCTGCTTGAGGGCCTGGGCTTCCTTGGGCATCAGGGCATCTGCTTTGCCAATGACTGGGATGATGTTGACCTTCTCATGCACAGCTCGGAGGAAGGCCACATCTAGGGGCCGGAGCCTGTGTCCAGAGATTGGTCAGGACCCAGCCCCAGGGCACAGAGACTCCTCAGCCCTCCCCAAATGCCCCACCCCCCAGGGCATCCCCCAGACCCCCGGCCGAAGGGTGAGATGAAGTAGAGGCAGCAGTGGACCCGAGAATCCTGGATGTTTTTCCGGTTCAGACCGCTCTCATCCCTAAGATACTGCTCAAATTGCTCCTCGATGTAGCGCACCACTGGCAGCCAGCTGGAGTGTGGGACAGGGCATGTGGTCAGGTCAGAGACCTCAGGGCAAGGGAGGGGCAAGATTAGCCAGAACCGTGGGGGTTGCAAGTAGTTTTTTTGGCTCCACCCAAAGGCATCAGGGGAAACTGGCAGGGGTGTGAGACATCAAGTAGCACATACTGACCACGGGGACACTTTGGACTAGGTGGCCATAAGAAACAGGCATCACCTCTTGGGTGAAGGTGGGTGAGGAGTCAGGACAGACACCCCTGTACCTGAATCCCCACTTTCCACAGAGTAGTCATTTTGAGGGGCTTagcccctacccctcccctcctccttACCAGTCTGAGCAGTCCACTGAGTCCCCAAAGCCAGGTGTGTCCACCAGGGTCAGCTTCACTTTAATACCCCCTTCCTCGATCTCTACACCCCGGCGCTCAATGGTCAGTGTCTGTGTCAAGCGAGCTATGGGGACAACGAGAGGTCTGGGAGCTGTGTAGAGGTCTGAGGCAGGATTAATTTGCTTTCTCAGTATCACAGTATGCCCCCACCCATATTCCAGGAGAGGCAACAGTCTCAGAGAAAAGCAATGAACTGCTTGAGTCACTCAAAAAGCCATGGGAGACCCAGATGGCAAAGAAAAGAGTACAGCCTGGGGACACAGGAGAGGGTGGAGGGCAGTGCCTGGAGAGAATGGGGAAGATCTTACCACTGGCTGGTGGCAGCTGCCGGTCCTCATAGAGGTTTGTAAGGAACAGACTATTGATGAGGGTGGATTTTCCCAGGCCTGACTCCCCTGTGGACAGGACAGGCCAAGCTGGTCAGGTGAGAGGACCGTTAGGGTTCCTGAAGGGCCTTCTCTCCCCTGACTCCCCTCTCCAAACCTCCCTGACCTGCCACCATCAATGTGAAGTCAAACCCCTTCTTGACGGACTTGCGGTGGAGCTGGTTGGGGAGGGCTGCAAAACCCACATACTCTTTGTCCTGTTGGGGCGGGTGGAGGGAAGGCAATATGAGGCTGTTGGGAGCAGCAGGCAGGGCTCCCAGTAACTCTTGagcttggaggctagaagtcagtcTACTGTGGGTTGAGGCCTGGGCATGGGGACCctgagggcaggggtttgggggcagAGATGCCTAGGTTCCTGGGCATCAGGACTCACCATGGCCCTGCTAGCTGTCGCAGCACCTGCTGTCGCTCCCCACTTCCTCTGGTGGGGCAGGAAGTTGAACACAGCAAACAAGGGGGCGGGCTGTGAAGGAAGCTGAAATGCTGGAACTGGTTCAGGCCCAGAAAGGTGGGGAAAGTCCCCACCTCCTTGATCCCTTTACCCATCACTCCTAGAATCAGCTTCAACTCCTTCAACACCTTTATTTCAAGCCCCATTGTAGCCCCATCACCCCCATAGGAAGTAAAGGGTAGGCAAAGAGGAAGGAAGCAGTCTGCTCTCCCTGAcaagtgagattaaaaaaaaaaaaaaaaaaacccattgctgtctattctatgccaactcatagtgaccctacaggacagaactgccccatagggtttccaaagagtggctgatggatttgaactgctgaccttttggttagcagctgagctcttaaccactgtgctacaggGATCCTACAGGCTTTGACAGAGATGGTAAAAACAAACTCCCAGAGTCTGAGTGGACCAGAAGCCACAGGCAATGCAAATGGGAGTGGAGGCAGGAAGGACCATCAATTTTTCGTGTCAAATCATGCAATGGATCCTTAAAAGGACTCCAGGGCTATAGAcatttcttagacataaccaaacacctcttgggattggttttctgggtttgaaggcttacgACTATAGTCTCCGGGGACAAcatggtcaattggcataatatagttcataaagtttatgttctacatcctaatttggtgagtaatgtctgaagtcttaaaagcttgcaagtggccttcTAAGACAAAACTAATCAGCCTCTTCACTtccggagcaaaagagaaagaaggaaaccaaagactcagagaagaaactagtctataagaCTAACAGTTTACAcaaaccacggcctcatctaccctgagagcagaagaacaagatggtgcctggctaccactaacaaCTATTCTgaccagggccacaatagatagaTCCTAAttgaaggggagaaaaatgtggaacagaactcattcttaaaaagtccagacttccgggatactgaatgcttcaaaggtcagcggagcaagggcgggggtttggggaccatggtttaaggggacttctaagtcaattggcaaaataattctattataaaaacattctgcatcccactttgaaatgtggcatctggggtcttaaatgctaacaagcggccatctaagatgcatcaattggtctcaacccacctggatcaaaggagaatgaagagcaccaaggtcacacgataactatgagcccaagagacagaaagggccacatgaaccagagacttacatcatcctgagaccagaagaactagttggtgcccagccacaaccaatgactgccctgacagggagcacaacagagaacccctgagggagcaggagatcagtgggatgcagaccccaaattctcacaaaaagaccatacttaatggtctgactgagactagaggaatcccagcggtcatggtccccaaaccttctgttggcccaggacaggaaccattcccgaagacaactcatcagacatggaagggactggacagtgggtaggagagagatgctgatgaagagcgagctatttgtatcaggtggacacttgagactgtgttggcatttcctgtctggaggggggatgggaggg
The sequence above is drawn from the Elephas maximus indicus isolate mEleMax1 chromosome 12, mEleMax1 primary haplotype, whole genome shotgun sequence genome and encodes:
- the SEPTIN1 gene encoding septin-1, translated to MALLFKLGRQSLPSASSARSRRGYAGDSRPAPLFAVFNFLPHQRKWGATAGAATASRAMDKEYVGFAALPNQLHRKSVKKGFDFTLMVAGESGLGKSTLINSLFLTNLYEDRQLPPASARLTQTLTIERRGVEIEEGGIKVKLTLVDTPGFGDSVDCSDCWLPVVRYIEEQFEQYLRDESGLNRKNIQDSRVHCCLYFISPFGRGLRPLDVAFLRAVHEKVNIIPVIGKADALMPKEAQALKQKIRDQLKEEEINIYQFPDCDSDEDEDFKRQDAEMKGSIPFAVVGSCEVVRDGETRPVRGRCYSWGTVEVENPHHCDFLNLRRMLVQTHLQDLKEVTHDLLYEGYRARCLQSLARPGARASRSKLSRQSATEIPLPMLPLAETEKLIREKDEELRRMQVMLEKMQAQMQQSQAPSEQSDTL